A genome region from candidate division KSB1 bacterium includes the following:
- a CDS encoding argininosuccinate synthase — protein MKERIHKAVLAYSGGLDTSVIIPWLKEHYGCEVIAFAADVGQREELDGLEEKAIATGASKCYIEDLRKPFIEDYIWPTLKAGAIYENQYLLGTSFARPIIAKRQVEIAEAEGADAVAHGCTGKGNDQVRFELTFKAFNPKLKVLAPWREWDIRSREDAIAYAKDKKIPITATTEKIYSNDRNIWHISHEGGDLEDPWNAPKDDMFMLTHSPEQAPDQPEFVEIEFLNGVPVGVNGQRMEAVTLLQTLNQIAGKHAIGRADVVENRLVGMKSRGVYETPGGTLLYNAHRQLESLVLDKETMHFKEMISPKYAELVYNGAWFTPLRESLDAFVESTQQNVTGDVRLKLYKGNIMIEGRRSPYSLYREELATFGAEDVYAQKDAEGFINLFGLPLKVRSLVEMDWGKKPKYKEPDYSKFKRD, from the coding sequence ATGAAAGAACGCATTCATAAAGCGGTATTGGCGTATTCCGGCGGGTTGGATACCTCGGTCATTATACCGTGGTTGAAAGAACATTACGGCTGTGAGGTGATCGCGTTTGCCGCCGATGTGGGGCAGCGTGAAGAACTGGACGGCCTGGAAGAAAAAGCGATTGCCACGGGCGCGTCCAAATGCTATATCGAAGATTTGCGCAAACCCTTTATCGAAGATTATATCTGGCCGACCCTCAAGGCGGGTGCGATTTATGAAAATCAGTATCTTTTGGGCACTTCATTTGCCAGACCCATCATCGCCAAACGTCAGGTGGAAATTGCCGAGGCGGAAGGCGCCGACGCAGTGGCGCATGGCTGTACCGGCAAAGGCAATGATCAGGTGCGCTTTGAATTGACATTCAAGGCTTTTAATCCAAAGCTTAAAGTGCTGGCGCCCTGGCGCGAATGGGATATCCGGTCGCGTGAAGATGCCATTGCCTATGCCAAAGATAAAAAGATTCCGATCACCGCGACAACAGAAAAGATCTACAGCAATGACCGCAACATATGGCATATCAGTCATGAAGGCGGCGATCTGGAAGATCCCTGGAACGCGCCCAAAGATGATATGTTCATGCTGACCCATTCACCGGAACAGGCTCCGGATCAACCCGAGTTTGTCGAAATTGAATTCCTGAATGGTGTGCCGGTGGGCGTGAACGGTCAGCGGATGGAAGCTGTCACGCTGCTGCAGACACTGAATCAGATCGCCGGAAAGCATGCCATCGGTCGCGCAGATGTGGTTGAAAACAGACTCGTCGGTATGAAATCCCGCGGGGTGTATGAAACGCCGGGCGGCACTTTGCTGTACAACGCGCACCGGCAGCTGGAATCCCTGGTCCTGGACAAGGAGACCATGCATTTCAAGGAAATGATATCACCAAAGTACGCGGAACTGGTTTATAACGGCGCCTGGTTTACACCGCTGCGCGAGTCTCTGGATGCCTTTGTCGAATCAACCCAGCAGAATGTGACGGGTGATGTGCGTCTGAAACTGTACAAAGGCAACATTATGATCGAAGGCCGGCGTTCACCCTACTCGCTTTATCGGGAAGAACTGGCGACATTCGGTGCGGAAGATGTGTATGCACAAAAAGACGCTGAAGGCTTTATCAACTTGTTCGGATTGCCTCTCAAAGTCCGTTCGCTGGTTGAGATGGACTGGGGCAAAAAGCCGAAATACAAAGAACCGGATTACAGCAAATTCAAGCGGGATTAA
- a CDS encoding sodium:solute symporter family protein — protein sequence MEKLDLTESIFILTYLGLTICFGYFLRIREKRSEAVQFLLAGRRLTLPLFVATLVSSWYGGILGVGEFTYRYGISNWLVFGVPYYLTALGFAFLMARRARSRLVYTIPDQMSKVYGLRASYVSALFVFFMTSPAPYVLMLGVLLNFFFGWPLWIGASAGALFSLVYVFFGGFQSVVKTDMFQFALMFIGFILVVAFAAGEYGGLPFLTTECPDSHFVWDGGQGAAYIIVWYFIALQTFVEPTFYQRCFAAKDTNVARTGLLLSVLFWFVFDFLTTSAGLYARAIIPNLDNPLTAYLHLSQSVLPPVLSGLFMAGLTATVMSTLDSMMFISGMTLGRDFLWVIAKKEEAQVFKYTRIGLAVTTVLSVLLALYGRSVVQLWKELGFIATPALLFPVVSSFFDRIRMQSRSAFLTMVSAGSISAVWTFSGALGLTSHDYLWNIEPIYPGLIIAVAIFLTDQMVQKSFRS from the coding sequence ATGGAAAAACTCGATTTAACGGAATCAATTTTTATTCTCACCTATTTGGGACTGACCATCTGTTTTGGTTATTTTTTGCGGATTCGTGAAAAGCGCAGCGAAGCGGTACAGTTTTTACTGGCCGGACGGCGACTGACCCTGCCGTTGTTTGTGGCCACTTTGGTTTCCTCCTGGTACGGCGGTATTTTGGGTGTAGGCGAGTTTACTTATCGATACGGTATTTCCAATTGGCTGGTATTCGGTGTTCCTTATTATCTCACAGCGCTCGGATTTGCGTTTTTAATGGCGCGCCGCGCCCGATCGCGACTGGTGTATACCATCCCGGACCAAATGTCAAAAGTTTATGGACTGCGCGCTTCTTATGTCAGCGCTTTGTTTGTGTTTTTCATGACCTCCCCGGCGCCCTATGTGCTCATGCTGGGCGTATTGCTTAACTTTTTTTTCGGCTGGCCGCTGTGGATCGGGGCATCCGCCGGCGCGCTGTTTAGTCTGGTCTATGTGTTTTTTGGCGGATTCCAGTCTGTGGTCAAAACCGACATGTTCCAGTTTGCTCTGATGTTCATCGGATTCATCCTGGTGGTCGCCTTTGCGGCCGGCGAATACGGCGGGTTGCCGTTTCTTACAACAGAGTGCCCGGATTCGCATTTCGTATGGGATGGGGGACAGGGCGCCGCCTATATCATCGTCTGGTATTTTATCGCCTTGCAAACCTTTGTGGAACCGACGTTTTATCAGCGCTGTTTTGCCGCCAAAGATACGAATGTGGCCCGCACCGGATTGCTCTTGTCCGTCCTGTTCTGGTTTGTGTTTGATTTTTTAACCACCAGCGCCGGACTTTACGCCCGGGCTATTATTCCGAATCTGGATAATCCGCTCACAGCCTATCTGCACTTGTCACAAAGCGTGCTGCCGCCTGTATTATCCGGTTTGTTCATGGCCGGATTAACCGCAACCGTCATGTCCACACTCGACAGTATGATGTTCATTTCAGGCATGACCCTGGGACGGGATTTTTTATGGGTGATTGCCAAAAAAGAAGAGGCGCAGGTTTTCAAGTACACCCGCATCGGGTTGGCTGTTACGACGGTGCTGAGTGTACTGCTGGCTCTGTACGGCCGTTCCGTGGTTCAGCTCTGGAAAGAGCTGGGTTTTATTGCCACCCCGGCGCTGTTGTTTCCTGTGGTTTCCAGCTTTTTTGATCGAATTCGCATGCAAAGCCGCTCGGCTTTTTTAACCATGGTCAGTGCCGGCAGCATCTCTGCGGTCTGGACGTTTTCAGGCGCTCTGGGCCTGACCTCACATGACTATCTGTGGAATATTGAACCGATTTATCCGGGTTTGATCATCGCGGTTGCCATTTTTTTGACGGATCAGATGGTGCAAAAGTCCTTTCGCAGTTGA
- a CDS encoding oligopeptide transporter, OPT family: MAEFKPYVPADQTFKDFTLKSVIFGIIFGIVFGSANAYLGLRVGLTISTAIPLAIVSVAVFRLLQPILGKSNVLEQNIAATTGSASSSLASGIIFTIPALFLWGFAPSLLQIGLLAGLGGILGVLFMIPLRRFLIVKEHLTLPYPEGTAAAQVYIASDAGGAKAQNVFVGLGVGAGYKFFMSFLKLWPESLNLKLPIIKKAQIGLEAGPALLGVGYILGYRIAAIMVAGGLLSWVGLIPLINHFGQGLASPMFPETNLLVRDMSAAEIWTRYIRYIGAGAVAFGGIITVVKSVPTMFQSLQVGLKEILHKSNIEAKPLRTDHDLPMNIVLLGVLLVILALILIPTILGMDTTLLIRIISAVCIAIFAFMFVTVSSRIVGLVGVSSNPTSGMTIVTLLGTSLLFYALGWTDDFGKATALTIGTVVAVASSIAGDISQDLKAGYIIGATPKRQQMSELIGAATSAFAIAGAVWLLGHAFSFGSPELPAPQATLMKTVIEGVLQADLPWGLVLTGASLALMAELLSVPSLPFAVGIYLPLSTMTPVFVGGCIRYFMEKKQKAATVEEKGSEQGVLLGSGFIAGEGLMGVFIAAFAAFSGHLPYGLGISWPEPLGQFVSLTAFVLLAAFLINRSRKKA; this comes from the coding sequence ATGGCCGAATTTAAACCCTATGTGCCCGCTGATCAGACATTCAAAGATTTTACGCTCAAGAGTGTTATATTCGGAATTATTTTCGGAATTGTATTTGGCTCGGCCAATGCATATCTGGGACTGCGCGTCGGACTCACCATTTCCACGGCGATTCCGCTTGCCATTGTATCGGTTGCTGTGTTCCGTCTTTTGCAGCCGATTCTGGGAAAATCAAATGTTCTGGAACAAAATATCGCCGCGACCACGGGCTCGGCAAGTTCATCGCTGGCCTCCGGTATCATCTTTACCATACCGGCCCTGTTTCTATGGGGTTTTGCACCCTCGCTGCTGCAAATCGGACTGCTGGCCGGTTTGGGCGGCATCCTCGGTGTGTTGTTTATGATCCCGTTGCGCCGGTTTCTTATTGTCAAAGAACATCTTACCCTGCCCTACCCGGAAGGCACGGCCGCTGCACAGGTTTACATCGCCTCGGATGCAGGCGGCGCCAAAGCCCAAAATGTATTTGTCGGTCTGGGTGTAGGAGCCGGTTACAAGTTTTTTATGAGTTTTTTAAAACTGTGGCCGGAATCACTGAACCTCAAACTACCCATTATAAAAAAAGCCCAAATCGGTCTGGAAGCCGGCCCTGCTTTGCTCGGCGTCGGCTATATCCTCGGCTACCGTATTGCGGCGATCATGGTGGCCGGCGGTTTATTGTCCTGGGTGGGCTTGATTCCCCTGATCAACCATTTTGGACAGGGACTCGCTTCTCCCATGTTCCCGGAGACCAATCTACTGGTTCGCGATATGAGCGCCGCTGAAATCTGGACCCGCTATATCCGCTATATCGGCGCCGGCGCTGTGGCATTCGGCGGGATCATTACCGTGGTCAAATCCGTCCCGACCATGTTCCAATCGCTTCAAGTCGGATTAAAAGAAATTTTGCACAAATCGAATATCGAGGCAAAACCGCTGAGAACCGATCATGACTTGCCGATGAATATTGTGCTGTTAGGTGTTTTACTGGTTATTCTGGCGCTTATCCTGATTCCCACTATCCTGGGTATGGATACCACTCTGCTGATCCGTATTATCAGTGCGGTCTGTATCGCGATTTTTGCATTTATGTTTGTCACGGTCTCATCCCGGATTGTCGGTTTGGTCGGTGTGTCTTCCAATCCCACATCCGGCATGACCATCGTCACGTTGCTGGGTACCAGTCTTTTGTTTTACGCGCTGGGCTGGACCGATGATTTCGGCAAGGCGACGGCTCTGACCATTGGCACCGTGGTCGCGGTGGCGTCATCGATTGCCGGAGATATCTCTCAGGATTTAAAAGCCGGGTATATCATCGGCGCCACACCCAAACGCCAGCAAATGTCGGAACTGATCGGAGCTGCCACTTCAGCCTTTGCCATCGCCGGGGCTGTGTGGCTTTTGGGGCATGCCTTTTCATTCGGCTCTCCCGAACTCCCCGCGCCTCAGGCCACATTGATGAAAACCGTGATCGAAGGCGTACTGCAGGCGGATCTGCCCTGGGGACTTGTACTGACCGGCGCCTCTCTGGCCTTGATGGCGGAGCTGCTCAGTGTACCGTCCCTTCCGTTCGCTGTCGGCATTTATCTGCCGCTCTCCACCATGACCCCGGTATTTGTCGGCGGCTGTATCCGTTATTTCATGGAAAAGAAACAAAAAGCTGCAACCGTTGAGGAAAAAGGATCAGAACAAGGGGTTCTTCTGGGCTCCGGTTTCATTGCCGGCGAAGGGTTGATGGGCGTATTTATCGCGGCATTCGCCGCCTTTTCCGGTCATTTGCCCTATGGACTGGGCATCAGCTGGCCGGAACCTCTGGGACAGTTTGTTTCACTAACTGCATTTGTCCTTTTGGCTGCGTTCCTGATCAACCGTTCACGTAAAAAAGCATAG
- a CDS encoding oligosaccharide flippase family protein: MNKSESNVDLNNRLKNTLKSSFVYIPSKLIPGILGLLLIRFLTAYFSQEEYGYYQIGLSTFGFIQVFSVMWLSSSVSRFYIAYKNRNKLDIFLSTLVITSFVGIVIVTLFSFVLNVLVFKSKLSLQLFGILNMVIIASFASSFFMIFIQVYRASFRAKLYSILWSLFSLGKFIVSVILVLYWGVKAEAVFIAFSVVSLFVFGFITFNLNLKSVLKFKAVSFNLMKEFIKYGLPFSLSFLSFWVLSLSDRYLIGILADASQVGLYSVGYTISENTLKFVYMILMLAAYPLIIDSWEKNGNFRTQQLITGQTRFFFLICSPLLTILVSIPKHILLIFSDRSFIEGSTVLPMIALGIFLFGLSQYLIKGFELQKQSYKITLVALIGSITNVSLNFILIPKLGYFGAAISALIAYVCYFIAVYLLSRPILEWIPPVKSIVKVAAASIIFGIFLNISSSFFSNLIVVVFLLIPSGIILYMAVLFDLERIAVL; this comes from the coding sequence ATGAACAAGTCTGAAAGTAATGTTGATTTAAATAATCGTCTTAAAAATACTCTCAAAAGTTCTTTTGTTTACATACCATCGAAATTAATCCCTGGGATTTTGGGATTACTTCTCATTAGATTTCTTACCGCATATTTTTCACAAGAAGAATATGGATATTATCAAATTGGATTGTCCACTTTTGGTTTTATTCAAGTTTTTTCTGTTATGTGGTTATCATCCAGTGTGTCGCGATTTTATATTGCCTATAAAAATCGAAATAAACTAGATATTTTCCTTTCTACACTAGTTATTACATCATTTGTTGGAATCGTAATAGTAACGCTTTTCAGTTTTGTTCTTAATGTTCTAGTTTTCAAGTCCAAATTAAGTTTACAATTGTTTGGTATATTGAATATGGTAATTATAGCTTCCTTTGCCAGTTCTTTTTTTATGATATTCATTCAAGTCTACAGAGCATCTTTTAGAGCAAAACTTTATTCAATATTATGGAGTCTTTTTTCCTTAGGCAAGTTCATTGTCAGTGTTATATTAGTCTTATATTGGGGGGTCAAGGCAGAAGCAGTTTTTATCGCTTTCTCTGTCGTATCATTGTTCGTGTTTGGTTTTATAACCTTCAATTTAAATTTGAAATCTGTACTCAAGTTTAAAGCAGTTTCATTTAATTTAATGAAAGAGTTTATTAAATATGGTTTACCATTCAGCCTATCCTTTCTATCCTTTTGGGTGCTCTCGCTTTCTGATCGATATTTAATTGGCATTTTGGCTGATGCTTCTCAGGTTGGCCTATATTCTGTAGGGTATACGATATCCGAAAATACTCTGAAGTTTGTTTATATGATTTTAATGTTAGCTGCATATCCGCTTATTATTGACAGTTGGGAAAAAAATGGTAATTTTAGAACTCAGCAGCTTATAACCGGGCAGACACGCTTTTTTTTCCTGATTTGTTCACCACTATTGACAATTCTCGTCAGTATCCCAAAGCACATATTGCTGATTTTCTCAGATCGTTCATTTATTGAAGGTTCTACAGTGCTGCCTATGATAGCACTGGGTATATTTTTATTCGGGTTGAGCCAATATCTAATCAAAGGGTTTGAATTACAAAAACAAAGTTATAAAATTACACTGGTTGCTTTAATTGGTAGTATTACAAATGTTTCTTTGAATTTTATTCTGATACCCAAGTTGGGATACTTTGGTGCAGCAATTTCAGCTTTGATAGCATATGTGTGCTATTTTATTGCTGTATATTTGCTATCTCGACCTATTCTTGAATGGATACCTCCAGTTAAATCTATAGTAAAAGTGGCTGCAGCGTCTATAATATTTGGAATATTTTTAAATATATCCTCTTCCTTTTTCAGTAATTTGATAGTTGTTGTTTTTTTATTGATCCCCTCTGGAATAATTTTATACATGGCAGTACTTTTCGATCTTGAAAGAATTGCAGTATTATAA
- a CDS encoding sugar isomerase, protein MTSDSKYALVREMLDTVDVVKQFDPSQTRSVSSIISSVGRLLLTGEGSSRLFPAKHMIRRALTWGVDLNLVTEGSRQAAQYDLSRFSVFCASNSGRTKEVVLLAKMLAQAGNPHRFALTANRDTVLENTCTQTIVLNCGWEQAVAATKSVVEQALVYDSILWNIAGKDMKPALPKLADAIQNALTLKIDPDIIKTAAQAPTIYFAGYNDGAAEELTLKTNEITREKSDFLEGTYAVHGIEEVMNAEDIVFVMNPIDDEIEKFQDVLVKGVGLNVVAVADRDTPFPTIKVPHVDEFMPYIYLCAGWNLLVDIGLHLNIDLDKPERARKVGNEFTG, encoded by the coding sequence ATGACATCGGATTCAAAATACGCACTCGTGCGTGAAATGCTGGACACGGTTGATGTTGTCAAACAATTCGATCCGTCCCAAACCCGTTCCGTCAGCTCGATCATTTCCAGTGTGGGACGGTTGCTGCTCACCGGAGAAGGCTCCAGCCGGTTATTCCCGGCCAAACACATGATACGGCGGGCATTGACCTGGGGCGTTGACCTCAACCTGGTCACCGAGGGCTCACGCCAGGCCGCCCAGTACGATTTGTCGCGTTTTTCCGTGTTCTGCGCATCCAATTCCGGACGCACCAAGGAAGTCGTGCTGTTGGCCAAAATGCTCGCGCAAGCCGGCAATCCGCACCGGTTTGCCCTGACTGCCAATCGGGATACGGTTCTGGAAAACACCTGCACCCAAACCATCGTGCTGAACTGCGGCTGGGAACAGGCGGTTGCCGCCACCAAAAGTGTCGTGGAACAGGCGCTGGTCTATGACTCGATTCTCTGGAATATCGCGGGAAAAGATATGAAACCCGCCCTGCCGAAACTGGCCGACGCGATACAGAACGCACTGACCCTGAAAATTGATCCGGATATTATTAAAACAGCAGCCCAGGCGCCGACCATCTATTTCGCCGGATACAATGACGGCGCCGCCGAAGAATTGACACTGAAAACCAACGAAATTACGCGTGAAAAATCCGATTTCCTGGAAGGGACCTATGCGGTTCACGGCATCGAAGAAGTCATGAACGCCGAGGATATCGTGTTTGTCATGAATCCGATCGATGATGAAATCGAAAAATTCCAGGACGTGCTGGTCAAGGGCGTCGGTTTGAACGTTGTGGCGGTGGCGGACCGGGACACGCCGTTTCCGACCATCAAGGTGCCGCATGTGGATGAATTTATGCCCTATATCTATTTGTGCGCCGGATGGAATCTGTTGGTGGATATCGGACTGCATCTGAATATTGATCTGGATAAACCGGAAAGAGCGCGCAAGGTGGGGAACGAGTTTACCGGGTGA
- a CDS encoding DUF4954 family protein: MDTVAIQSPDQIGRNFIPSEFLPKGRDEYYLRNQQTPISESVWRHLASTEVEYLVKNGNRAADWDDIWVTDEFNPEQVNNTEFFGQVRIGRLSNKVLSHHDLHLPVGIYNSKIISCDIGNDSAIHNVQYLAFYIIGERCILANIDEMNTTNHSKFGNGIVKDGEPEDVRVWLDIMNETGCRQIMPFDGMLPADAYLWAKYRDDQDLLKKLGELTQNQFDSRRGYYGMVGTQSVIKNSRIIKDVKIGSHCYIKGANKIKNLTINSTSDESTQIGEGVELVNGIIGVGCHIFYGCKAVRFILGPHSSLKYGARLINSYLGDNSTISCCEVLNNLIFPAHEQHHNNSFLIASVVKGQSNLAAGATIGSNHNSRANDNEIEAGRGFWPGLCTSVKHSSKFASFTLLAKADFPAELNIPLPFSLVNNNVGQDQLEVLPAFWWLYNMYALARNSWKFTKRDKRKFKRQHIEYDSLAPDTVEEIFRGRELLEWWTGKALARTRKQKTDDQNTHEYISLGRQTLAGSKWPTDLKVTGENMEKSSRRSVVLKPLQGYKAYGDMLCRYAVNNIMDFMFDYPEMKFQDARARLSGDREKKWMNIGGQLIRERDVDQLRKEIRSGKLSSWANIHKRYDELWENYPLLKQQHAFATLCEYLGTAEPSDQQWLDMLDKALHLQEYVRDQVFISREKDYENPFRQATFRNMNEMLAAIGTVEDNSFIKQVREETETYKDKIKQLQDRE; encoded by the coding sequence ATGGATACCGTTGCAATTCAGTCTCCTGATCAAATCGGGCGCAATTTCATTCCTTCCGAATTTCTGCCCAAAGGCCGGGATGAATATTATTTACGCAATCAACAAACGCCGATATCCGAATCCGTATGGCGGCACCTGGCCTCTACCGAAGTTGAGTATCTGGTCAAAAACGGCAACCGCGCCGCGGATTGGGATGACATCTGGGTGACGGATGAATTCAATCCGGAACAGGTGAACAATACTGAATTTTTCGGCCAAGTCAGAATCGGCCGTCTATCAAATAAAGTGCTAAGCCATCATGATCTGCATCTGCCCGTCGGGATCTATAACAGTAAAATTATTTCCTGTGATATTGGCAATGATTCTGCTATACACAACGTGCAATACCTGGCATTTTATATCATCGGCGAGCGCTGTATTCTGGCCAATATCGATGAAATGAACACCACCAATCACTCCAAATTCGGCAACGGCATTGTCAAAGACGGAGAACCGGAAGATGTGCGGGTGTGGCTGGATATTATGAATGAGACCGGATGCCGACAAATCATGCCCTTTGACGGCATGCTTCCCGCAGACGCCTATTTATGGGCCAAATACCGTGATGATCAGGACCTGTTGAAAAAACTGGGCGAACTCACGCAAAATCAATTCGACTCCAGGCGCGGTTATTACGGCATGGTCGGGACGCAATCGGTGATTAAAAACTCGCGAATTATCAAAGATGTTAAAATCGGGTCACACTGCTATATTAAAGGCGCCAATAAAATCAAAAACCTGACCATCAATTCCACATCAGATGAATCCACCCAGATCGGCGAGGGGGTTGAACTGGTCAACGGCATTATCGGCGTAGGTTGTCACATTTTCTACGGATGCAAGGCGGTTCGCTTTATTCTCGGTCCGCATTCCAGTTTAAAATACGGCGCGCGCTTGATCAATTCGTATCTCGGCGACAATTCGACCATTTCCTGCTGTGAAGTGTTGAACAACCTAATCTTTCCGGCGCACGAACAGCATCACAACAACTCGTTTCTCATCGCCTCGGTGGTCAAGGGACAGAGCAATCTGGCTGCGGGCGCCACCATTGGCTCCAATCATAACAGTCGGGCGAACGACAACGAGATTGAAGCCGGCCGCGGCTTTTGGCCGGGGTTATGCACCAGCGTCAAACATTCCAGCAAATTTGCTTCGTTTACTCTTTTGGCAAAAGCGGATTTTCCCGCGGAACTGAACATTCCCCTGCCCTTTTCACTGGTCAACAACAATGTCGGCCAGGATCAACTGGAAGTTCTGCCGGCGTTCTGGTGGCTTTACAATATGTATGCGCTGGCCCGCAACAGCTGGAAATTCACCAAACGCGACAAGCGCAAATTCAAACGTCAGCATATCGAATACGATTCCCTGGCGCCTGATACGGTGGAAGAAATTTTTCGGGGCCGTGAACTGCTCGAATGGTGGACGGGCAAAGCACTGGCGCGTACTCGAAAGCAAAAAACAGACGATCAAAACACGCACGAGTACATCAGTCTGGGACGCCAAACCCTTGCCGGTTCGAAATGGCCAACCGATCTCAAAGTAACCGGAGAGAACATGGAAAAGAGCAGCAGACGCAGCGTTGTTTTGAAACCATTACAAGGATATAAAGCCTACGGGGACATGCTGTGCCGCTATGCTGTGAACAATATCATGGATTTCATGTTCGACTATCCTGAAATGAAATTCCAGGACGCAAGAGCGCGTCTGTCCGGCGACCGGGAAAAAAAATGGATGAATATCGGCGGACAGCTGATCCGCGAACGGGACGTAGACCAGCTGCGCAAAGAGATCCGCAGCGGCAAACTCTCATCATGGGCGAATATTCACAAACGGTACGATGAACTGTGGGAAAATTATCCCCTGTTGAAACAACAGCATGCCTTTGCCACACTCTGTGAGTACCTGGGCACGGCAGAACCGTCCGATCAACAATGGCTGGATATGCTGGATAAAGCTTTGCATCTTCAGGAATATGTCCGTGATCAGGTTTTCATTTCGAGAGAAAAGGATTATGAAAATCCGTTCCGGCAGGCGACTTTCCGGAATATGAATGAAATGCTGGCCGCGATCGGCACGGTTGAAGACAACAGCTTTATCAAACAGGTTCGCGAGGAAACCGAAACCTATAAAGATAAAATCAAACAACTTCAAGACAGAGAATAA
- a CDS encoding nucleotide sugar dehydrogenase: MNLSIFGLGYVGCVGMGCFSQLGNTVIGVDRQKDKVRMINQGIATIEEKGIDELVKTGRQENRIKATVDAEYAVLHSEISLICVGTLNSPDGHLDLNAVYSVADSIGDTLKKKKEHHITVIRSTVLPGTHKEIISILESRSGKSCNKDFSVVSNPEFLREGTAVQDFLSPPFTILASENNSAIDKLKSLYQEIQGEIIVTDIEIAELIKLVNNSFHALKVSFANEIGRICNRLGVNSQDLMQLFCKDQVLNISPQYLKPGFAYGGSCLPKDLKALNIISHDHYLHTPLLKAISESNDAHIQFAKELILEINKSKITFLSITFKPGTDDLRWSPALELVEYFLGKGFDVKIYDKNLNLSKLIGRNKSYLLERLPHIEGVLVDSIEEAVKFGDIIVIANKEPYIYNFLIPNNLIQGKLYIDLVGMLKGDTRENVYRIY, encoded by the coding sequence ATGAATTTATCCATTTTTGGATTGGGCTATGTGGGCTGCGTAGGTATGGGTTGTTTTTCTCAGCTGGGCAACACTGTGATTGGTGTGGACAGGCAAAAGGATAAAGTCCGAATGATCAATCAAGGCATTGCGACAATTGAAGAAAAAGGAATCGATGAACTTGTTAAAACAGGCAGACAAGAAAACCGGATAAAGGCGACGGTTGATGCCGAATATGCAGTTTTGCATTCTGAGATATCTCTTATCTGTGTCGGGACCTTGAACTCACCTGACGGTCATTTGGACTTGAATGCCGTTTACTCGGTCGCCGACTCCATAGGCGATACATTGAAAAAGAAAAAAGAGCATCATATTACAGTTATTCGATCTACCGTTCTACCGGGGACCCACAAAGAGATCATCTCTATTCTCGAATCGCGTTCCGGCAAATCCTGTAATAAAGATTTTTCTGTCGTTTCCAACCCGGAGTTTCTGCGGGAAGGCACAGCTGTTCAGGATTTTTTATCACCGCCGTTTACGATACTGGCGTCTGAAAACAACTCTGCAATTGATAAATTAAAGAGCCTTTATCAAGAAATTCAGGGAGAGATTATTGTTACAGACATTGAAATTGCAGAACTCATCAAACTGGTCAACAATTCATTTCATGCTTTAAAAGTATCTTTTGCGAATGAGATTGGCAGAATCTGCAACAGACTTGGGGTGAACAGTCAGGATCTCATGCAGCTGTTTTGTAAAGACCAAGTCTTGAATATTTCTCCACAGTATTTAAAGCCGGGTTTCGCCTATGGCGGCTCCTGTCTGCCCAAAGATTTAAAAGCGCTGAACATTATTTCGCATGACCATTATCTGCATACACCGCTGCTCAAAGCGATTTCTGAAAGCAATGATGCTCACATTCAGTTCGCCAAAGAACTTATTTTGGAAATAAATAAAAGCAAGATCACATTTCTCTCAATTACCTTTAAACCTGGTACCGATGATTTGAGATGGAGCCCCGCATTGGAACTCGTTGAATATTTTTTAGGGAAAGGTTTTGATGTGAAAATCTATGACAAAAATCTCAATCTGTCAAAATTAATTGGAAGGAACAAAAGCTATTTGCTGGAAAGGCTGCCACATATTGAAGGTGTTTTGGTGGATTCTATAGAGGAAGCTGTTAAATTTGGTGATATTATTGTGATTGCTAACAAAGAACCATATATCTATAATTTTCTAATACCGAACAACTTGATCCAGGGCAAACTTTATATAGATTTAGTCGGTATGCTAAAGGGTGACACAAGGGAAAATGTTTACAGAATTTACTAA